Proteins co-encoded in one Neofelis nebulosa isolate mNeoNeb1 chromosome 2, mNeoNeb1.pri, whole genome shotgun sequence genomic window:
- the S100A10 gene encoding protein S100-A10 encodes MPSQMEHAMETMMFTFHKFAGDKGYLTKEDLRVLMEKEFPGFLENQKDPLAVDKIMKDLDQCRDGRVGFQSFFSLIAGLTIACNDYFVVHMKQKGKK; translated from the exons ATGCCGTCTCAAATGGAACACGCCATGGAAACGATGATGTTCACGTTCCACAAGTTTGCTGGGGACAAAGGCTACCTAACAAAGGAGGACCTGAGAGTACTCATGGAAAAGGAGTTCCCTGGATTTTTGGAA AATCAAAAAGACCCCCTGGCTGTGGACAAGATAATGAAGGACCTAGACCAGTGCCGGGACGGCAGAGTGGGTTTCCAGAGCTTCTTTTCGCTGATCGCTGGGCTCACCATCGCATGCAATGACTATTTTGTAGTTCACAtgaagcagaaaggaaagaagtag